From the Eleutherodactylus coqui strain aEleCoq1 chromosome 7, aEleCoq1.hap1, whole genome shotgun sequence genome, one window contains:
- the LOC136572487 gene encoding OCIA domain-containing protein 2-like produces MAADSQEVPGQSANDAVKKCSTHSSMSHENREKFFKTIKECKEESFWYRALPLSVTSMLGTQVLIHQGYLSKNPRFGSLPKLALAGFLGFVIGKMSYMGACQKKFEKLGLECPFEAGFAPGMAGPFGPGFSRHYHKHCHHTCEDCKKECTKGKEQPTQPTTDSS; encoded by the exons ATGGCAGCTGACTCCCAAGAAGTTCCCGGCCAGAGTGCCAATGATGCAGTAAAGAAGTGCTCA ACGCATTCCTCCATGTCTCATGAGAACAGGGAAAAGTTCTTTAAGACTATCAAGGAATGTAAAGAGGAGAGCTTCTGGTACAGAG CTCTGCCTCTGTCCGTTACAAGCATGCTAGGCACGCAAGTCCTCATTCATCAGG GATATCTATCAAAAAACCCACGCTTTGGTTCTCTGCCAAAGCTTGCAT TGGCTGGCTTCCTTGGGTTTGTCATTGGAAAGATGTCCTATATGGGAGCGTGCCAGAAAAAGTTTGAGAAACTAGGGTTGGAGTGTCCATTCGAAGCTGGCTTTGCCCCAGGCATGGCTGGTCCCTTCGGTCCAGGGTTTTCCAGACATTATCACAA GCATTGTCACCACACCTGTGAGGACTGCAAGAAGGAATGCACCAAGGGTAAAGAGCAGCCCACCCAGCCCACCACCGACTCCTCCTGA